In Etheostoma spectabile isolate EspeVRDwgs_2016 unplaced genomic scaffold, UIUC_Espe_1.0 scaffold00019235, whole genome shotgun sequence, the following are encoded in one genomic region:
- the LOC116684179 gene encoding trace amine-associated receptor 13c-like — protein MEVEDGAKLCFPQFPNTSCRKPSSPWPQTLLIYIVCYSISLTTVTLNLLIIISVSHFRQLHTPTNILLLSLAVSDLLVGLVVMPGEILKKTSCWFLGDFVCFLYNYLSIIIVVSSIGDMVLISVDRYVAICDPLHYTTRITMNRVKLSVCLCWLYSASYSFLFVKDDLTQPGRYNSCYGECVLVIDYSTGLIDLVLSFIVPVTVIVALYLRVFAVAVSQARAMRSHITVVTLQLSVTSKAKKSELKAARNLGVLVVVFLIFICPYYCVSLAGDSFVNVSSASYVLFVCQFTSGLNPVIYAFLYPWFRKAVKLIVTLQILQPGSRETSMM, from the exons ATGGAGGTTGAGGACGGAGCCAAGCTCTGCTTTCCACAGTTCCCAAACACCTCCTGCAGGAAGCCCTCGTCTCCTTGGCCCCAAACACTGCTCATTTACATTGTGTGCTACTCCATCTCTCTGACCACTGTGACTCTCAACCTGCTCATAATCATCTCAGTCTCCCACTTCAGGCAG CTCCACACCCCCAccaacatcctcctcctctctctggctgtctcaGACCTTCTAGTGGGCCTCGTGGTGATGCCGGGAGAAATCCTCAAAAAAACATCCTGCTGGTTTCTTggtgactttgtgtgttttctttataattATCTTTCAATCATCATTGTTGTATCCTCAATAGGTGACATGGTGCTCATATCAGTTGACCGTTATGTGGCTATTTGTGACCCTCTGCATTACACCACCAGAATCACCATGAACAGAGTTAAActcagtgtttgtctgtgttggcTCTATTCTGCTTCCTACAGCTTTCTCTTTGTCAAGGATGACCTGACTCAACCAGGGAGGTATAATTCCTGCTACGGAGAATGTGTGTTGGTCATTGACTATTCCACAGGACTAATAgatcttgttttgtcctttaTTGTTCCAGTTACTGTCATCGTAGCTCTGTATCTGAGAGTATTTGCTGTAGCTGTGTCTCAGGCCCGTGCCATGCGCTCTCACATTACAGTTGTCACACTCCAGCTGTCAGTGACTTCAAAGGCAAAGAAATCAGAGCTGAAAGCAGCCAGGAATCTTGGTGTTCTGGTAGTTGTGTTTCTAATCTTTATTTGCCCATATTACTGTGTCTCTCTTGCAGGGGACAGCTTTGTTAATGTTTCATCTGCATCCTATGTTCTCTTTGTGTGTCAATTTACCTCCGGCCTCAACCCTGTGATCTATGCCTTCCTTTACCCCTGGTTTAGAAAAGCAGTTAAACTCATAGTTACTCTTCAGATACTGCAGCCTGGCTCCCGTGAGACCAGCATGATGTAG